The sequence GGGCGCGGATGGCCGGCTGCAAAACCCATATGACTGAGCAACGCCTTGCTGCCGGCGACATAGGCCTGGCCGCCGACGAATTCGATCACCGGCAGGTATTTGAGATAGAGCTCGCGCGCTTCCTTGATGGCGCCGTGGTCGGCGACGAGGCTGAAGATGCGGGCCATCTCCGCCGGGACCACGTTGGAGGCCACGGCCACCCAACCTTGCGCGCCCTCGACAAAGGATTCGAAGCCGAGGATGCCGCCGAACACCGTCATCCTGTCGCCGCAGAGGCGGATGATGTCGCGCACGCGCGTCACCTCCAGCGTCGACTCTTTGATATAAAGACAGTTGTCGATCTCGGCGATGCGCGCCACGAGCTGTGGCTTGAGATCGACATTGGCGGTCGCCGGATTGTTGTAGACCATGATCGGCAGCGAAATCGCGTCGGCAACCGTCTTGTAGTGATGCACGAGCTCGTCGTCGGTCGGCGTCGAATAGAACGGCGGGATGATCATCACGCCGTCAGCGCCCAGTTTTTCGGCACGGCGGCTGAGACGCACCACCTCGCGCGTATCCTCCGCGCCGGTGCCGATCAGCACGGGGACGCGGCCCGCGGCCTGGCGAATGACGACCTCGGCAACCAGCGCCTTCTCGTCATCGTCCATGGACAGGAACTCGCCGGTCGAGCCGAGCGGGATCAACCCGTGAATGCCCTCTGCGATCTGCCAGTCGACAAAGGCGCGCAAGGCCGCGACATCGACCTCGCCCGCTGCCGTGAACGGGGTGATCATGACGGTGTAGGTGCCGCGAAACGTCTTCATCAGGGAACTGCCGGGTGCTCGGGTGGATTCAGGCGATGGTTGCCGCCTGCGGAATATCCGCACATTCTATGCAATCGTTTGCATAAATGGCTCTGCATTGGGCACCACCATCCATTATTTGAGCTTGATCCGCGTGGAATTAGCTCTTAGCGTTTCTGCAATCGTTTGCAGTCTATCGGCAGGTTTGATGAGCGTCACGCTCAAAGATGTGGCACAGGCGGCCCGCGTTTCAGTCAGCACTGCTTCCCGAGCGCTGACGGGAACCGGCCTGACCAGCGAGCGAACGCAGCAGCGCCTGGTGCGCATCGCGCGCGAGCTCGGCTACCGGCCGAACCCGATCGCGCGGGGATTGAAAACCGGGCAGTCGCGGCTGGTGGCGCTGCTCGTCCACAATCTCACCAACGCCTCGTTCCAGGTGATGGCCGAAGTGGTGCAGGCGCGCCTGAAGGCGCTGGGTTATCAGATGCTTCTGTGCATCGGCGGCGACGATCCGCAGCAGGAGAGCGACACCCTGACCACGCTGGTCGATCACCGTATCGACGGGCTGATCGTGGTGCCCACGGGCAAGAACGGCCCGCAGCTCAAGACACTCTCGAAAGATGTTCCGATCGTCTGCCTGGTGCGACGCGATGACGCGACCGATCTCGAGACCGTGCTCGCGGACGATCCGCAAGGCGCTTATCTGGGCACGCGTCACCTGATCGAGCTCGGGCACAAGCGCATCGGGCTGATCGTCGGCCGCCAGGACACCACGTCGGGCCGCGAACGGTTGTCCGGTTATGTCCGCGCGCTGCGCGAGGCTGGCATCGCCAGGGACGACACATTGATTCATGCCGGCCATTTCGAGCCCGAGACCGGCGCAACCTGCGCCCGCAAGCTGCTCGATCTCCCCCGCCCGCCGAGCGCGATCTTCGTCGCCAATCACGAGGCAACGCTCGGCGTGCTGCGCGTCACCGCGGAGCGGAACATCGCCATTCCCGACGATCTCTCGCTGCTCTGCTACGAGGACATGCCGTGGTTCGAATGGCATCGCCCGGCGATCAGCATCGTCGACAACGGCGCACGCGATCTTGCCAATCTCGCCGTCGACCGGCTGCTGCATCGCATGGACGCCAAGGGCAACGGCAATGACGGCGTCCGCGAATATCGCGTCGGCGCCCGGCTGATCCAGCGCGACTCCTGCCGCCAGATCGACGCCCCCGCCCCTGCGAAATCCGGCAAGTCCAAACCGTCTTCATCCAAATCATCTGCGGCCAAATCCGCGAAGGTCTGATCGATGCCCTATGTCGAAGTGCTCGCCCCGCAAGTCCCATCCCAGCGCAAGGCCGCGCTGGCGCGCTCGGTGACCGACGGCCTGATGTCGGCGTTCGGCGTCACCGCCGATACGGTCACGCTCTATTTCCTGAACATTGCGACCGACGACTACGCCCACGCCGGCACGTTCGGCGCTCCGGCTACCGGCCAGCGCATCCTGCTCAAGGTCCACGCCTTCCGCCGCAGCGAGGCCGAGCGACGCGCGGCGGCGATCGCACTGACCCGCGCCGTATGCAGCGCCTATGGCGTGCCGGGCGACGATGTCGCGGTCTATTTCTGCGATCGCGACCGCAGCGAGGTCTCCCACGATTCCAAGCTCGCCAGCGACTGACGGGAGCACACCCATGGACCGCTTCTACAGCCAAGACCAGAAAGCCCTGCGCGAAACGGCCCGCCGCTTCGCCGAAGCGGAGATCCTGCCGCGCGCCGCCGCGATCGACCGCGAGGACCGTTTTGACCGCACCCTTTACAAGGGCATGGCCGATCTCGGCCTGTTCGGCATCTGCCTGCGCGAAGGCGCCGGCGGCGCCGGCCTCGATGCGGTCGCGGCCTGCATCGCGATGGAGGAATTGTCGCGCTGCTCCGGCGCGGTCGCCAACGCCTTCGCGATCCCGGTCGAGGCCGTGCTGTTCTTTGATCATCACGGCACCGACGCGCACAAGGCGCTGATCCCGAAGATCCTGAGCGGCGACATCATTCCCGCCACCGCCGTCTCGGAGCCCGACCACGGCTCCGACGTCGCTAGCATCCGCACCAACGCGGTGCGCGAGGGCAATGGCTGGCGGCTCAACGGCACCAAGGCCTGGGTGACGCTCGGCCGCGTCGCCGACCGAATCATGGTGTTCGCGCGCACCGGCGCAGATGCGGGCCACCGTTCCATCTCCTGCCTCCTCGTCGACGGCGCCCTGCCCGGCATCGCCCGCGGCAAGAACGAGGAGCTGCTCGGCATGCACGGCCTCGACGACTGCCAGATCACCTTCTCCGACGTGCGCCTGCCCTCGGACAGCGTGATGGGACCGGAGAACCAGGCCTTCAAGATGGCCATGAGCAATTTCAACTTCAGCCGGCTGATGATGGCCTCGATGGCGCTCGGCATGGCGCAGGCCGCGTTCGAGGACGCGACCGCCTATGCCAAGGACCGCAAGCAGTTCGGCCAAGCCATCATCGGCTTCCAGGCGGTGCAGTTCATGCTCGCGGACATGTCGACCGACATCGCGGCTGCGCGCCTGTTGATCCACCACGCCGCGCGCCTGCACGATGCCGGCGAGCCGATCGCCAAGGAGGCGGCGCAGGCCAAGCTGTTCACCACCGACATGGCCATGAAGCACGTCTCCAACGCGCTGCAGATCCACGGCGGCAACGGCTATTCGCGCGAATACCGCATCGAGCGCATCTTCCGCGACGTGCGCCTCGCCCAGATCTACGAGGGCACCAACCAGATCCAGCGGCTGATCATCGCCCGCCAGGTCGAGAAGGAGGCCGCGTGAGGGCATGCTGAGCATCATCACCGCGAAAGAAGCCGCGGGCCTGATCCGCGACACCGACACGCTGATCGTCGGCGGCAATGGCGGCACGGGCGCTGCCGAAGCCATTCTGGATGCGCTGGAGCAGCGCTTCCTCGGCGGCCAGGGCCCGCACAATCTGACGCTGATCAACATCACCGGCGTCGGCGCCGTGACCGAGAAGGGCCTCTGCCATCTCGCTCATGAGGGCCTGATCGCGCGCGTGATCGGCGGCAATTTCGGCCTGCAGGTGCCGTTCATGCGCCTCGTCCGCGACGAGCTGATCGACGCCTACAACTTTCCGCAAGGCGTGATGAGCCAGCTCTGCCGCGCCATGGCGGCAAAGCATCCGGGCGTGCTCACCCATGTCGGCCTCAACACCTATATGGACCCGCGCCAGGACGGCGGCCGCATGAACAAGCGCACCACCGCGCCACTGGTCGATCTGCTCGATCTGCACGGCCAGTCGTACCTGCTCTACCGCGTCCCCAACCCGCCTGATGTTGCCATCATCCGCGGCACTTCCGCGGACGAGGACGGCTATATCAGCATGGAGCATGAGGGCACGACGCGGGAGGATCTCTCGATCGCGCAGGCCGTGCACAATGCGGGCGGCACCGTGATCTGCCAGGTCAAGCGCATCGTGAAGCGCGGCTCGATCCATCCGCAGATGGTCAAGATCCCGGGCTTCCTGATCGACCACGTCGTGCTCGAGCCCGAGCAGATGCAGACCTACGGCACCGCCTACGACCCCGCTCGCTGCGGCGAGACGCGCGTGCCGGTGGCGATGATCACGCCCGATCCGCTGACCGAACGCCGGGTGATCGCCCGCCGCGCCGCCTTCGAGCTGCGCCCGCGCGACGTCGTCAATCTCGGCGTCGGCATCTCCGCGATGATCCCCAACGTCGCGGCCGAGGAAGGCATCTCCGACCTGATCACGCTGACGGTGGAATCCGGGGTCGTCGGCGGCGTGCCCGGGCACGCCCGCGAGTTCGGCACCGCCATCAATCCGCGCGTCATTCTCGACCAGGCCTATCAGTTCGACTTCTACGACGGCGGCGGCCTCTCCTGCGCTTTCCTCTCCTTCGCGGAGGTGGACGAAGCAGGCAATGTCAACGTCACTCGTTTCGGCGAGCGCCGCGACGGCTCCGGCGGCTTCATCGACATCACCCAGAACGCCAAGCGGCTGATCTTCAGCGGCACCATGACCGGCGGCAAGTTCGACATCGGCGTCGAGAACGGCCGCCTCGCGATCCGGCGCGACGGCGCTTTCCGCAAATTCGTGCCTGAGGTCGGCCAGATCAGCTTCAGCGCCTCGCTCGCCACGCAACGCGGCCAGCACGTCAGCTACATCACCGAGCGCGCCGTGTTCGAGCTCGAGAACGGCCACGTGACGCTGACCGAGATCGCGCCGGGCGTGCGGCTGGAGGAAGACATCCTCGCCCATATGGGCTTTCGCCCACGCATCAGCCCGCAATTGAAGGACATGGATCCGCGCATCTTCCGCTCCGGGCCGATGGGGATCGCGCAAGCCTTCAACGCCCTGCCGGCGCGGCCACGGAAGGTTGCCTGAGGGATCAGCATGAACGCCAGCGCCCCGATCAATCTCCGTTACGAAGATATCGCGCTCGGTGCCGAGTTCGAGACAGCCGCGCACATCGTGACGGAAGCCGATATCGCGGCCTTCGCCGACGTCACGCGCGATCACCATCCGCTCCATGTCGACGGCGCCTATGCGCGCTCCCGCGGCTTTCCCGCGGTGATCGGCCACGGGCTGTACGGCCTGTCGCTGATGGAGGGGCTGAAATCGGAGCTGAAGCTGTACGAGGAGACCTCGGTCGCCTCGCTCGGCTGGGACGAGGTCAAGTTCAAGGGCCCCATCGTCGCCGGCGATACCTTGCGCGTGCGCTTCCGCTTCGTCGAGAAGCGCCCGACCAAAAATCCCGGGCGCGGCATCGTCGTCGAGACGCTCGACCTCCTCAACCAGCGCGACGAGGTGGTGACCGCGGCCCGCCACATCTCGCTGATCCTGACCCGGCAAGCCGATGCTGCGGCGGCCACATGACGAGACAAGAAAGAAGACGCGGACCGGAGAACGGCTCCTCTGCCACCCACGATTTGACAGGAGTACCTTGATGCGATTTCCAAAAACCTTCTCCGTCCTCGCCCTGCTGGTCGGCCTGACGCAGGCCGCCGGCGCCCAGACCTGTACATCGAAAGTGCCGGCGTCCAGCCTGATCGAGGCGCCGAAATGGCAGATGTCGATCAACCCGACACTGCCGCCGCAGCAATTCGTCGACGACAAGGGCGAGTTGCAGGGTCTCAATGTCGAGCTCGCCCGCGAGATCGCCAAGCGCATCTGCGTCGAGGCGGTATTCCTGCGCATGGACTTCCCGCCGATGATCCCGGCGCTGCGCTCGGGCCGCTTCGATGCCATCAACACCGGACTGTTCTGGACCGAGGAGCGCTCCAAGATGCTGTACCTAGTGCCCTACGCGCAGCAGGCGATCAGCATCTACACCGATCCCTCCTCCAGCCTGAAGCTGGAGAAGTTCGAGGATCTCGCCGGCCGCGTGGTGGGCGTGGAATCGGCGACCTACACCGAGCGCAAGGCGCGTGAGTTCAGCACGGCGATGGAGGCCAAGGGCCTGAGGCCGATCGATCTGCGCACCTTCACCACCGTCACCGCCACCTCGGCGGCGCTGCGCGCCGGCCAGCTCGAGGCCGCGCTCAACATCAACGAGACCGCCAACTCGCTCGAGCAGAAGGGCATCGCAAAAATCTGGGTCCGCGACATCGCCGGCACCGACATCACCTTCGCCTTTCGTGACAAGCTGCTCGCCCAGGCCGTCGCCGACGCTCTCACCGCGATCCGCACTGATGGCACCTATGACAAGCTGTTCGACAAGTTCGGCATGACCAAGCTGAAGGCGACCACGTTTGCCATCAGGGGAGATGGGCCGACGAATTGAGGGCGGTGCGCGCGAGAACGTAGGGTGGGTTAGCCTCGCGGATTGCGCGAAGCGCAAACCGCTAGGCGTAACCCACCACTGTCTTTCTCCGCGGAGACAGAAG is a genomic window of Bradyrhizobium sp. CB1717 containing:
- a CDS encoding ABC transporter substrate-binding protein, encoding MRFPKTFSVLALLVGLTQAAGAQTCTSKVPASSLIEAPKWQMSINPTLPPQQFVDDKGELQGLNVELAREIAKRICVEAVFLRMDFPPMIPALRSGRFDAINTGLFWTEERSKMLYLVPYAQQAISIYTDPSSSLKLEKFEDLAGRVVGVESATYTERKAREFSTAMEAKGLRPIDLRTFTTVTATSAALRAGQLEAALNINETANSLEQKGIAKIWVRDIAGTDITFAFRDKLLAQAVADALTAIRTDGTYDKLFDKFGMTKLKATTFAIRGDGPTN
- a CDS encoding acyl-CoA dehydrogenase family protein produces the protein MDRFYSQDQKALRETARRFAEAEILPRAAAIDREDRFDRTLYKGMADLGLFGICLREGAGGAGLDAVAACIAMEELSRCSGAVANAFAIPVEAVLFFDHHGTDAHKALIPKILSGDIIPATAVSEPDHGSDVASIRTNAVREGNGWRLNGTKAWVTLGRVADRIMVFARTGADAGHRSISCLLVDGALPGIARGKNEELLGMHGLDDCQITFSDVRLPSDSVMGPENQAFKMAMSNFNFSRLMMASMALGMAQAAFEDATAYAKDRKQFGQAIIGFQAVQFMLADMSTDIAAARLLIHHAARLHDAGEPIAKEAAQAKLFTTDMAMKHVSNALQIHGGNGYSREYRIERIFRDVRLAQIYEGTNQIQRLIIARQVEKEAA
- the dapA gene encoding 4-hydroxy-tetrahydrodipicolinate synthase, whose product is MMKTFRGTYTVMITPFTAAGEVDVAALRAFVDWQIAEGIHGLIPLGSTGEFLSMDDDEKALVAEVVIRQAAGRVPVLIGTGAEDTREVVRLSRRAEKLGADGVMIIPPFYSTPTDDELVHHYKTVADAISLPIMVYNNPATANVDLKPQLVARIAEIDNCLYIKESTLEVTRVRDIIRLCGDRMTVFGGILGFESFVEGAQGWVAVASNVVPAEMARIFSLVADHGAIKEARELYLKYLPVIEFVGGQAYVAGSKALLSHMGFAAGHPRPPRLPLPAAQDAAARALVKTFDLAWRGAPVAAA
- a CDS encoding MaoC family dehydratase codes for the protein MNASAPINLRYEDIALGAEFETAAHIVTEADIAAFADVTRDHHPLHVDGAYARSRGFPAVIGHGLYGLSLMEGLKSELKLYEETSVASLGWDEVKFKGPIVAGDTLRVRFRFVEKRPTKNPGRGIVVETLDLLNQRDEVVTAARHISLILTRQADAAAAT
- a CDS encoding CoA-transferase: MLSIITAKEAAGLIRDTDTLIVGGNGGTGAAEAILDALEQRFLGGQGPHNLTLINITGVGAVTEKGLCHLAHEGLIARVIGGNFGLQVPFMRLVRDELIDAYNFPQGVMSQLCRAMAAKHPGVLTHVGLNTYMDPRQDGGRMNKRTTAPLVDLLDLHGQSYLLYRVPNPPDVAIIRGTSADEDGYISMEHEGTTREDLSIAQAVHNAGGTVICQVKRIVKRGSIHPQMVKIPGFLIDHVVLEPEQMQTYGTAYDPARCGETRVPVAMITPDPLTERRVIARRAAFELRPRDVVNLGVGISAMIPNVAAEEGISDLITLTVESGVVGGVPGHAREFGTAINPRVILDQAYQFDFYDGGGLSCAFLSFAEVDEAGNVNVTRFGERRDGSGGFIDITQNAKRLIFSGTMTGGKFDIGVENGRLAIRRDGAFRKFVPEVGQISFSASLATQRGQHVSYITERAVFELENGHVTLTEIAPGVRLEEDILAHMGFRPRISPQLKDMDPRIFRSGPMGIAQAFNALPARPRKVA
- a CDS encoding LacI family DNA-binding transcriptional regulator, with the protein product MSVTLKDVAQAARVSVSTASRALTGTGLTSERTQQRLVRIARELGYRPNPIARGLKTGQSRLVALLVHNLTNASFQVMAEVVQARLKALGYQMLLCIGGDDPQQESDTLTTLVDHRIDGLIVVPTGKNGPQLKTLSKDVPIVCLVRRDDATDLETVLADDPQGAYLGTRHLIELGHKRIGLIVGRQDTTSGRERLSGYVRALREAGIARDDTLIHAGHFEPETGATCARKLLDLPRPPSAIFVANHEATLGVLRVTAERNIAIPDDLSLLCYEDMPWFEWHRPAISIVDNGARDLANLAVDRLLHRMDAKGNGNDGVREYRVGARLIQRDSCRQIDAPAPAKSGKSKPSSSKSSAAKSAKV